The Candidatus Omnitrophota bacterium genome includes a window with the following:
- a CDS encoding YajQ family cyclic di-GMP-binding protein, producing the protein MAGNFSFDIVSEVDLQEVDNAVNQVKKELSQRYDFKGSKASLDLDKVEKKLTIIADDDFKLRSMKDILATKMAKRGVSLKSLVFKDPEKAFEGTLRQSVEIATGIDKEKAKDLVKVIKDLGLRVQTQIEGEKVKVSSPKKDELQSVISHLRAIDFPLALSFCNYR; encoded by the coding sequence ATGGCGGGTAATTTTTCTTTTGATATTGTTTCAGAAGTGGACCTTCAGGAAGTGGATAACGCGGTCAACCAGGTTAAGAAAGAGCTTAGCCAGCGGTATGACTTTAAAGGCAGCAAGGCATCGCTGGATCTCGACAAGGTTGAAAAAAAGCTGACCATCATAGCGGATGATGATTTTAAACTGCGCTCGATGAAAGATATCCTGGCCACAAAGATGGCTAAACGCGGTGTTTCGTTAAAGTCCCTTGTTTTTAAGGACCCGGAAAAAGCCTTTGAGGGAACTTTAAGGCAGTCAGTGGAAATAGCCACCGGCATAGATAAGGAAAAGGCCAAGGACCTGGTAAAGGTCATCAAGGACCTGGGGCTTAGGGTGCAAACTCAGATAGAAGGCGAGAAGGTCAAGGTTTCTTCGCCCAAGAAAGACGAACTTCAGTCGGTGATCAGCCATTTAAGAGCCATAGACTTTCCTTTAGCGCTTAGTTTCTGCAATTACCGTTAG